The following is a genomic window from Pseudothermotoga thermarum DSM 5069.
CAACTTGATAGTTGTTTATGACGATGTAGATTTACCGTGTGGTAAGCTTCGTATAAGGCCAAAAGGTAGCAGTGGTGGTCACAAGGGTTTGGAATCAATAATAAAAGAACTTGGAACGCCGGACTTTATAAGAATACGTATAGGAATAGGTCCAAAGCCGCGTGATTTATCTTTGGCGGACTTTGTCCTTCAAGATTTTACAAAAGAAGAACTTTTGATAATCGATAAGGTAATTGACTTAGCCATAAAAGCCATATTTGTAATTGCAAATGAAGGTATACAAAAAGCTATGACTTTTTTCAATTCCCATGAGGTGGTTGCGTGAGTTGTTCATCTTGCGGCGGTTCAGCTGATAAGGTTTACAAATTTTTATCCGATGGGATGGTAAAGGAAGTATCCTATTGTTCCAAATGCTTGAAAAAAGTGCTCGTTGGATCTGAAGAGTTTTCAAAATCTGGGCTTCGTTATTTGGCAAGTCACTCCGAGATTGTCCAAGACTCTGACCTTGGTGAAATTTCTGTCGATTTGGTCCCGACGGATATCATTTTTTCCATAGCTCCTGTGGCTGTTCTTCGTATTTTGTTCGACAAAGGACAAAATTTCAACGATCTAGAGGAAAAAGAGGTTTTCAGAAGGAGGATTTTTTTACTTCGCTATAAACTCAACAAAGCTTTGGAAAATGAAGATTATAAAACAGCGAACAAGTTGAAAAATCAAATTGCGGCTATAGAAAAACGTATTGCGGAGAAATGACCTATGGTTTTTCTTATCACGTTGATTGGTGCAAGTATAATTAGCTCGTTTCTCGCAATTTATTACGTTTTTTCGGGAAAAGTAATACTTTCTCCTGTTCTTGCCAGGTTTGGTGCATTTGAGATCAGATATTATTCGCTTTTTGCTTTAGCCGGTATATTGCTTGCTTATATTTTGGCAAGAAAGGAAGCAAAAAAAGAGGGGATAAATCTTGAGCTATTTGACGAAATGATTTTCTTTGGTATTTTAATGGGAATAGTTGGGGCAAGGGTCTTTTACGTCATTTTCAATCTCAATTATTACGCTAAAAATCCACTTGAGGTGTTCATGATTTGGCGTGGAGGCTTGTCCATATACGGTGCTTTGATCTTTGGTGTATTAACTGTGGTTATTTATTTGAAAGTGAAAAAGCCTGTAAATTTCAATGTTTGGCAGATTCTTGACATTGGTGCTACTTTCTTTCCGCTGGGACAAGCGATAGGTAGATGGGGTAATTTCTTCAATTACGAAGCATACGGGGCGCCGACAAACCTTGTTTGGAAAATGTATGTGCCAGCAAGGTTCAGACTCTATGGATATGAGAACTACGAGTTTTTCCATCCAACCTTTTTGTACGAATTTTTATGGAATTTGTTTGTGTTTCTATTGCTCAAAAATTTTTACGACAAATATAAAAAATCACACGGGGAAGTTTTTGGCTTGTATCTAGCTTTGTACTCGCTTGGACGGATTTGTATAGAACGAATCAGACTGGATAACCTGTTGATCGGGCAAATAAGGGCTTCGCAGCTTATAGCTGCCATCACTATGATATGCGGTAGTTTGATTTTTCTTTACAGGCGCAGGGAGTTGAAAACATGACTTACGTTGTGGGTGATATCCATGGTTGCCTTTGGGCTTTGGACAAATTGGTAAAAAAACTACCACTTGCTTCTGATGACACTTTGATTTTCCTTGGAGATTACGTGGATAGAGGGCCAGACAGCAAGGGCGTGATTGATTATCTAATTGGTTTGAGTAAGTTTCACAACTGCGTCTTTTTACGTGGAAATCACGAACAAATGATGCTTGCATGCTTAGAGAAAGGACAAGATTGCTATCTGTGGGAATTCAACGGGGCAAACGCAACGATCAGAAGTTACGGAGGAATAAAAAGCATCCCACAGCAACACATTGAATTTCTCAAAAACACACGCCTTTATTATGTCAAGGACAAATTTATATTCGTTCATGCCGGATTAAAACCAGGTGTACCACTTGAAAATCAAGACCCATTTGATCTTGTGTGGATAAGAGACGAGTTCATTTATTCGCAAAATCCAGCTGTAGGATACAAAGTTGTCTTTGGTCACACACCGTTCGCCAATGTTTTGATTTTGCCCGATAAAATTGGTGTCGACACTGGATGTGTTTACGGTGGAAAGCTTAGCTGTATAAGGATTGAGGATTACGCCATCTTTCAAGTGGAGTGTGAAAGGAAATGAAAAAAGCTGTATATCCAGGTTCATTCGATCCTATAACTAATGGGCATCTTGATATTATCCAAAGGGCTTTAAAGATTTTCGACGAACTTTGGGTCGTTGTTTTGGTGAATCCCAAAAAGTCCGCTCTGTTTACAATTCAAGAAAGAGTTGATATGATAAAACATTTGGTCAAAGATTGGCAAAACGTCCATGTTGATTCTTACGAAGGGTTACTCGTCGATTATCTTAAAAGCAAAAATATAACCACGATAGTTAGAGGATTGAGGGCTGTTACGGATTTTCAATACGAGTTGGAAATGGCTATGGCCAACAAGCAACTTTGGGACGAAGTGGAAACGGTTTTTCTTGTTACTGACAAAAAGTATTGCTATTTATCGTCATCTTTGGTTAAAGAAGTGGCTTGGATGGGTGGCGATGTGAGCGAATGGGTCCCGCCGATTGTAATTGATTACATGAAAAAGAAACTGAACAGATGATATAATAACTTGGATGCTTTCGAAAACTTTGAAAAAGGAGGGCAACTTGAAATGGAAATAAGTGCAGAAATGGTCAAAAAGCTCAGGGAAATGACAGGATCTGGTGTTATGGAGTGTAAAACAGCTTTGCAAGAAGCGAACGGAGACTTCGAAAAGGCTGTGGAAATTCTTAGAAAAAGAGGAGCAGCTATAGCGGCTAAGAAAAGTGGTAGAGCCGTAAAAGAAGGTATAATTGTCTCTTACATTCATTTCACAGGAAAAGTTGGGGTTCTTTTGGAGCTAGGTTGTGAAACAGATTTTGTAGCAAGAATGCCAGAGTTCAAAGAATTGGCTTACAACCTGGCTAAGCATGTTGCAGCGATGTCTCCAAAGTATGTGACAAGGGAGGATGTTCCACAGGAGGTTATAGAAAAGGAAAAAGAAATATATCGAGCCCAGTTGAAAGATTCTGGTAAACCAGAAAGCGTAGTGGAAAAAATCGTGGAAGGAAAATTGGAAAAATTCTTCGAAGACAACTGCTTGTACGACCAAAAATACGTTTTTGACGAGAAGAAAACCGTTAAAGAATTGATCGACGAGTTCATTGGAAAGATCAAAGAGAACATTCGAGTAACACGTTTTGTAAGAATGGAAGTTGGGGTTGAATGAGGCGCTACACTTAGCGCCTCATTTTTGTATTATCGAGCTTTTGCTTTGAGCCAAGGCTTTGACAACATTCCAATGAACGTAATCTCGGTCATAGAAAAATTTTTCCAAGCATTTTTCTAAATAGCTAACTGGAAAGATGTTTTCCGGCATTCGGGCAATGAATGAAGCATCAGCGGTGAGGTTTGGTAGAGTTTTAGCAAGTTGATCGAAAAGTTCAAAGATCTTTTCACTTGAGCTTTCAAAAACATCCACTTCCACAACTGCTTCCAATCTGACCAGTCCTTTTAAACCCGGTGAGTCCACGAGTTTTAAGTATGTCATTACCCTTTCGTAATCCGGCTCGGATAGTTTAACCTTTATACTTCTTGATCTTTCGCCACGCTTCATTTGTCCAAGCGACAAAAAGGTTTTCATGTCCAAATAGGCTTTTTCGATGTTTTTGACCAATCCAAAAGGTCCAAACGGTAGTCTAAAGGCTGGCGTTGTAAAGTCAATTGAACCATCCTTTATTACTATCGCTTGGTCCAAGTATTTTTCCACCTCATTTTTCTCTGCTCTTTGCATATAGGAATCAAGGGCATTTTCTGCAGAAGCCCCAATTTCAACTTGTGCTAAGATCTCTCCGATCCAAATCCTTTGGCTTTCCTCAAGGCCAAGGAGTTGAGCTAAAGCTTGCGGTACCGCCAAAATGAATTTGCTTTCAGGTGGATTTGTGTCTGGGGAAAAAAGCGGGGTACACAAACTATTCGAATATCTCAAAGCACCTGTGACCACTTGGCACAAAAGCATGACAAAACCTTCAACCGTGATGGATTCAAATGTTCTTCGACGGCTGTCTACAAAAATGATGTTTTCGCATTCTCGATCGATAAAGTTTGGTTTATCGTTTTCCACAAAGGTTCCTGAACTACTGTAAGTTATATCCAATGGTACAAAAGAAGCTTCTTCGCGAATCTGAAGAACTCTTGGGTTCAATTTTGAAATCAAGTTTCCCAGTTCGTTCATAAGTTAACCTCCGCGACAAGTTTTCCAGAGAGGGTAAAAAGAGAGATCTTTAAATATTCGTTATCGAAGTCGATCAGAGCAAAACTTGGCGGATTGTTCTTTTTAGGCAAGGATGGGCTACCTGGATTTAAGATAACGCCGGCTTCTTTCTTTTCAAGTCTTGGTATGTGCGTATGACCAAATGCCACAATGCAAGCTTCATAGTTTTTAAGAAGCTGTATGAGATCTTCATCACTCTTTATATTTTCACCGTGCAAACAAACCATTTTGTACTTACCAAAGGTTAAGATCATAAATTTAGCCATATCCTCGATTCCAAGCAGCATAAGGTCAACGTCGGCATCGCAATTTCCGCGTACCGCCATTAAGTTCTCCGATTTCAAAGCTTCTGCTAAAGCTAAAGGATCATACCCGGTTGGTATGGGATTGCGTGGACCATGGTAAAGAAAATCTCCTAGATGGACTATTTGATCAACAACCCCAGATTGTTCTCTGAGTTTTTTCCAACTTTCAAAATCTCCATGTGTGTCGGAAACAACCAATATTCTAATGGCAAGTTCACCTCCTAACAAATTGCTTTTTTATCACCAAAATGGCCGACAAAATTAGAATAATCGCTTCAACCGTGAGGATAAAAATGCCGTTAAAATCAGGTTTGTTGTACATTTGAGCTTTTCTCAAGATACCTGTTTCAAGAAACAAGGGATTGTAGAGAGCAAAGATTCTTAAAGCTTTTGGAATAGAGGTTACTGGAACCGCTATTCCGCTGAACAGGAATATGAGTATAACAAAGCATATTCCGATTAAACTCGCAAAATTTTCGTTGTTTGACAAAGCTGAAATCATAATTCCAAGGGATGCATGTACCAAACTGTTGATTAAAAGCAAGTTCAAAGTGAGA
Proteins encoded in this region:
- the pth gene encoding aminoacyl-tRNA hydrolase; protein product: MVVVGLGNPGPKYAFNRHNVGFMVVDRFAEINRCKWVLQKLYAESCCGNFWLLKPLTYMNASGVAVREFLTSACLSVNNLIVVYDDVDLPCGKLRIRPKGSSGGHKGLESIIKELGTPDFIRIRIGIGPKPRDLSLADFVLQDFTKEELLIIDKVIDLAIKAIFVIANEGIQKAMTFFNSHEVVA
- a CDS encoding UvrB/UvrC motif-containing protein, which translates into the protein MSCSSCGGSADKVYKFLSDGMVKEVSYCSKCLKKVLVGSEEFSKSGLRYLASHSEIVQDSDLGEISVDLVPTDIIFSIAPVAVLRILFDKGQNFNDLEEKEVFRRRIFLLRYKLNKALENEDYKTANKLKNQIAAIEKRIAEK
- the lgt gene encoding prolipoprotein diacylglyceryl transferase, which encodes MVFLITLIGASIISSFLAIYYVFSGKVILSPVLARFGAFEIRYYSLFALAGILLAYILARKEAKKEGINLELFDEMIFFGILMGIVGARVFYVIFNLNYYAKNPLEVFMIWRGGLSIYGALIFGVLTVVIYLKVKKPVNFNVWQILDIGATFFPLGQAIGRWGNFFNYEAYGAPTNLVWKMYVPARFRLYGYENYEFFHPTFLYEFLWNLFVFLLLKNFYDKYKKSHGEVFGLYLALYSLGRICIERIRLDNLLIGQIRASQLIAAITMICGSLIFLYRRRELKT
- a CDS encoding metallophosphoesterase family protein; protein product: MTYVVGDIHGCLWALDKLVKKLPLASDDTLIFLGDYVDRGPDSKGVIDYLIGLSKFHNCVFLRGNHEQMMLACLEKGQDCYLWEFNGANATIRSYGGIKSIPQQHIEFLKNTRLYYVKDKFIFVHAGLKPGVPLENQDPFDLVWIRDEFIYSQNPAVGYKVVFGHTPFANVLILPDKIGVDTGCVYGGKLSCIRIEDYAIFQVECERK
- the coaD gene encoding pantetheine-phosphate adenylyltransferase gives rise to the protein MKKAVYPGSFDPITNGHLDIIQRALKIFDELWVVVLVNPKKSALFTIQERVDMIKHLVKDWQNVHVDSYEGLLVDYLKSKNITTIVRGLRAVTDFQYELEMAMANKQLWDEVETVFLVTDKKYCYLSSSLVKEVAWMGGDVSEWVPPIVIDYMKKKLNR
- the tsf gene encoding translation elongation factor Ts, translating into MEISAEMVKKLREMTGSGVMECKTALQEANGDFEKAVEILRKRGAAIAAKKSGRAVKEGIIVSYIHFTGKVGVLLELGCETDFVARMPEFKELAYNLAKHVAAMSPKYVTREDVPQEVIEKEKEIYRAQLKDSGKPESVVEKIVEGKLEKFFEDNCLYDQKYVFDEKKTVKELIDEFIGKIKENIRVTRFVRMEVGVE
- the yfcE gene encoding phosphodiesterase, which produces MLGGELAIRILVVSDTHGDFESWKKLREQSGVVDQIVHLGDFLYHGPRNPIPTGYDPLALAEALKSENLMAVRGNCDADVDLMLLGIEDMAKFMILTFGKYKMVCLHGENIKSDEDLIQLLKNYEACIVAFGHTHIPRLEKKEAGVILNPGSPSLPKKNNPPSFALIDFDNEYLKISLFTLSGKLVAEVNL